A genomic window from Yarrowia lipolytica chromosome 1D, complete sequence includes:
- a CDS encoding uncharacterized protein (Compare to YALI0D26994g, similar to Saccharomyces cerevisiae RRN3 (YKL125W); ancestral locus Anc_2.447, some similarities with uniprot|P36070 Saccharomyces cerevisiae YKL125W RNA polymerase I specific transcription initiation factor RRN3), with translation MESPVALESRGLSLKRKRVDSPQVMALKKPRDEGGVLPQDDGKLTTCPETGDLSAGVYKAFVKNALDEVEKQNYSPLGKLTDQITKKADSPDALSNDQLTHMIQALSIEISRLDSPRCSKLINGVVRLHLEKRQPSQALTDTYYRFLAVLVSAVPRWWSDVATQLVADFTLDDASAQHSALRYMISITPTSATLLQGMLLDAFPNKMDTTARLCNFIRNALITTEYCPALRNAVWGMVVEKSVQIDVELQDELDEMDEEELFDAGLLDAEDPEVVDLDDATDIKEGEEDGNDGLALGDSDDELDDDDDDHIEVNDASSVGELLAKLDGIVSLLLMHVGGKFNDGPEEITTETVSMYASLINVFKTYLLPTHRTRFVQYIVFQASQACPEFMDAFLASLIEITLSSGEGMDKRSKAMQYIASYIARAKHLSKAQIVFVVSMLTGWIDRYVSEREAEVNGVPGSMERFKTFYSVVQGLMYIFCFRNEMLRLDSDAPEGDSVWECKLDKFFQRIIMTKFNPLQYCNHSVVAMFAKIAHHHDAAYCFTIIDENKRGIVRKDLHDKKDKTMAPRAFMEGAATLFDGPQKEFTQLEGYFPFDPLLLKRSRSVLGDLYIEWSEVAEDLDSDSEDGDESDGGDHEDDMEEDVEDDDE, from the exons ATGGAAAGTCCAGTAGCATTGGAGTCGAGAGGGCTCTCGTTGAAGAGAAAGAGGGTGGATTCGCCCCAAGTGATGGCTTTAAAGAAACCAAGGGATGAGGGAGGAGTGCTTCCTCAGGATGATGGCAAACTGACTACTTGTCCAGAAACAGGTGACCTATCTGCAGGCGTTTACAAGGCGTTCGTTAAGAATGCCCTAGATGAAGTTGAAAAG CAAAACTACAGCCCACTCGGCAAGTTGACCGACCAGATTACTAAAAAGGCCGACTCGCCCGACGCGCTGTCCAACGACCAGCTCACACACATGATCCAGGCGCTGTCCATTGAAATCAGCCGGCTGGACTCCCCACGATgctccaagctcatcaacgGCGTGGTGCGTCTACATCTCGAAAAACGACAGCCGTCCCAGGCGCTTACAGACACATACTACCGGTTTCTCGCAGTGCTCGTCTCCGCCGTGCCACGATGGTGGTCCGACGTTGCGACTCAACTGGTGGCCGACTTCACTCTAGACGATGCCTCTGCCCAGCATTCAGCACTGCGATACATGATCAGCATTACACCCACGTCAGCTACTCTGCTGCAAGGAATGCTGCTCGATGCCTTCCCCAATAAAATGGATACCACCGCGCGACTGTGCAACTTCATTCGGAACGccctcatcaccaccgagTACTGTCCTGCGCTAAGAAATGCAGTGTGGGGCATGGTTGTGGAAAAGAGTGTGCAGATTGACGTGGAACTGCAAGACGAACTGGACGAGATggatgaagaagagctgTTTGACGCTGGTCTTCTCGACGCTGAGGACCCCGAAGTGGTAGATCTTGATGACGCCACTGATATCAAagagggagaagaagacggtAACGACGGACTGGCTCTGGGAGACTCAGATGATGAACtcgacgatgacgatgacgatcATATCGAAGTCAACGATGCCTCGTCTGTCGGAGAGCTCCTGGCCAAGCTCGACGGAATCgtgtctcttcttctcatgCATGTTGGAGGAAAGTTCAACGATGGCCCCGAGGAAATCACCACGGAAACAGTGTCCATGTATGCATCTCTCATCAACGTGTTCAAGACGTATCTTCTGCCTACGCACAGAACCCGTTTTGTGCAATACATTGTCTTCCAGGCGTCGCAAGCATGTCCTGAGTTCATGGACGCCTTTCTTGCTTCTCTCATCGAGATCACTCTGTCGTCTGGAGAAGGCATGGACAAGCGGTCCAAGGCCATGCAATACATTGCATCTTACATTGCACGGGCTAAACATCTCTCCAAGGCCCAGATTGTATTTGTGGTGAGCATGCTGACCGGCTGGATCGACAGATATGTGTCTGAACGAGAAGCCGAAGTCAACGGCGTGCCTGGCTCCATGGAGCGATTCAAGACATTTTACTCTGTCGTCCAAGGTCTCATGTACATCTTTTGTTTCAGAAACGAGATGCTGCGACTGGACTCTGATGCTCCCGAGGGCGACTCAGTTTGGGAGTGCAAGCTCGACAAGTTCTTCCAGCGAATCATCATGACCAAGTTCAACCCTCTGCAATACTGCAACCATTCCGTGGTCGCCATGTTCGCCAAGATTGCCCATCACCACGATGCAGCCTACTGCTTTACTATCATCGACGAGAACAAGCGAGGCATCGTGCGAAAGGATCTGCATGATAAGAAGGATAAGACCATGGCCCCCCGTGCCTTCATGGAGGGAGCTGCCACTCTGTTTGATGGTCCCCAGAAGGAGTTTACTCAACTCGAGGGCTACTTCCCCTTCgatcctcttcttctcaaacGGTCCAGAAGTGTTCTCGGAGACCTCTACATTGAATGGAGTGAAGTTGCTGAGGACCTTGACTCGGACAgtgaagatggagacgaGAGTGACGGAGGAGACCATGAAGATgacatggaggaggacgtggaggatGATGACGAGTAA
- a CDS encoding uncharacterized protein (Compare to YALI0D26972g, similar to Saccharomyces cerevisiae FMS1 (YMR020W); ancestral locus Anc_2.567, weakly similar to uniprot|Q9Y802 Schizosaccharomyces pombe), which translates to MGFKPTQQQQQQQQQQQQQQQQHTHQNQPQHQLLDNGKQEAFESPDPIDILDNDMQDPNLWYVDNTSTGMNMDNAPYMMDVNQIGMDQGTSFLDFASESQSQQIMLEDGGQGQAGTQQQQQQHQPQQPQLPTRVHGGVQEQGVDFMFQQQQQQPQQPQQPQQQLQQQSQPAQQRHTAHQVIHHDQQQPPQQPQQQQPHNHNHNAAIMTPNMNQFEVNQIQMQRRLDQHLQSQHAQIQQHQRQQSQQSQQQQQQQQQQQQQTERQQQQQATQQPQPQKPHFQRSNSRSRIQTLRPQAQQPFEYPPHTHSPLPDSEYQSRNGTPLHPGTPGPGAIPAPPYILSNRDSRRLTYKPKSSIPKDISSSRYASQCLSAAISSRLNPLALCPDEFDLLRNHLSPLHVTTYLNIRNGILRLWLCNPLVGVSLIEAAGVAREERYFYLAEVAYEFLVRQGYINFGCIEVAKEEPPTSPGQEFRDRKPRLTVVVIGAGIAGLGCARQLENLFNLYADRFEEYEDVPRVVVLEGRKRIGGRIYTQPLKSDPNYRADLGGSVIMGFGRGNPLAILARRQLGLPLVGIDTSTNIIDETSGGPVSDDGDTRVEKLLEYLLAKLSVFKSQSTPPKTIEGDEALMTAGKDPHKEDFHDTYETIAKMEESYSPNEQPNEQQEPTFLPDDITYLESLGFKRKPVTIRSKDKTIPVTSEPPGEVHPSLGRTIDKLLVRIQRFITLTEEDTRLLHWHLANLEFANGTSLDQLSLSSWNQDEGHEFTGRHSRIPNGFMSTVRGLYTYPDKLDVRFNSTAKVVEYEDEEQTSIFLENGERIHADKICVTVPLGVLKARAIQFIPDLPQWKTDSIERLAFGVVNKICLVFDECFWDDSKDVLCVVKDAANGSADDAGFKQARGFCNMFWNNSAVVGKPCLIGTVSGEAAKIMADKSDEEIVDAALKSLQVITGKDATPSPVESIVTRWQIDPFSRGAYSCIGLEATGADFDLLARPVHHDIFFAGEATCRTHPSTVHGAYLSSLRAASEILDSLIGEIEMPHPLVPHKMAGFRRSFMQHHQTPGQQQQPQQMAMGGPHRMSIYGQPAYGSQPMLVEEESMAPHAPAVHLPQPVMAKKKRPAEPSPPVDVKKKAVEQDTNQTRLKELRDERVSKSNEIMRDEMVAEIGERPIKPERAGANPFLIFQKDFWDKCRAICDKKKQESSGEPTMRAARNEVRSALGKMWRDLPDSEKQPYIDQTNEIKALNAKKTEEYRIQAKRYEEEAEQFKRRWKEEHVSEPSQEEVALMKLIKERK; encoded by the coding sequence ATGGGCTTCAAGCCCAcccaacagcaacaacagcaacagcaacagcagcagcagcagcagcagcaacacaCACATCAAAACCAACCGCAacaccagctcctcgacaatggcaaGCAGGAGGCGTTTGAGTCGCCAGACCCCATTGATATTCTCGACAATGACATGCAGGACCCTAATCTGTGGTATGTGGACAACACCTCTACAGGCATGAATATGGACAATGCTCCTTACATGATGGACGTGAATCAAATCGGCATGGACCAGGGAACCTCGTTCTTGGATTTTGCCAGCGAGTCTCAATCGCAACAGATCATGCTTGAAGATGGAGGTCAGGGCCAAGCAGGTActcaacagcaacagcaacagcatcaGCCCCAGCAACCCCAGCTACCTACTCGTGTTCATGGTGGCGTCCAAGAACAGGGTGTCGACTTCatgttccagcagcagcaacaacaaccacagcagccgcagcaaccacagcagcagcttcaacAACAATCTCAGCCCGCACAACAGCGTCACACTGCTCACCAGGTCATCCATCACGAtcaacagcagcctccccagcagcctcaacagcaacagccacATAATCACAACCACAATGCGGCCATCATGACACCGAATATGAACCAATTCGAAGTGAATCAAATCCAGATGCAGCGGCGGCTGGATCAACACCTACAATCACAGCATGCGCAAATacagcagcaccagcgACAACAGTCACAACAatcacaacaacaacagcagcagcagcagcaacaacaacaacaaacagaaaggcagcagcagcagcaagcGACTCAGCAACCTCAACCGCAAAAACCTCACTTCCAGCGGTCCAACTCGAGATCGAGAATCCAGACGTTGAGACCACAGGCCCAACAGCCGTTCGAGTACCCTCCCCACACCCACTCGCCTCTTCCCGATTCAGAGTATCAGTCGCGAAACGGAACCCCTCTCCATCCTGGAACCCCAGGACCGGGCGCTATTCCTGCCCCGCCATACATACTCTCTAATCGAGACTCGCGAAGACTCACATACAAGCCCAAAAGTTCGATTCCAAAGGACATTTCTTCATCTCGATACGCAAGTCAGTGTTTGAGCGCAGCCATTTCGTCTCGACTCAATCCCCTGGCTCTGTGCCCTGACGAGTTTGATCTTCTGCGAAACCATCTCAGTCctcttcacgtgaccacctACCTGAACATCCGTAACGGTATTCTGCGACTGTGGTTGTGTAACCCACTGGTAGGTGTGTCGCTTATCGAGGCTGCTGGAGTGGCAAGAGAGGAGCGATACTTCTACCTCGCTGAAGTGGCCTACGAGTTTTTGGTTCGGCAAGGCTACATCAACTTTGGTTGCATCGAGGTCGCCAAAGAGGAGCCTCCAACTTCCCCTGGACAGGAGTTCCGAGACCGAAAGCCACGACTTACAGTTGTGGTTATTGGAGCTGGAATTGCTGGTCTAGGATGTGCTCGTCAGCTCGAAAACCTGTTCAATCTCTATGCTGACCGGTTCGAGGAGTACGAAGATGTACCACGAGTAGTTGTGCTTGAAGGCCGAAAGCGAATTGGAGGACGAATCTACACACAACCGCTCAAGAGTGACCCCAATTACCGGGCAGATCTCGGAGGTTCAGTCATTATGGGCTTTGGAAGAGGTAACCCTCTTGCCATCTTAGCTCGTCGACAGCTGGGTTTGCCTTTGGTTGGAATCGATACATCTACCAATATTATCGATGAGACCAGTGGCGGTCCTGTTTCCGATGATGGCGATACTCGTGTGGAAAAATTACTAGAATACCTGCTTGCCAAACTATCAGTATTCAAGTCTCAATCTACTCCTCCCAAGACCATTGAAGGAGATGAGGCGCTGATGACTGCTGGCAAAGACCCTCACAAGGAGGACTTCCACGACACTTACGAGACCATTgccaagatggaggagtcaTATTCGCCCAACGAACAGCCCAACGAACAGCAAGAGCCCACATTCCTGCCTGACGACATAACTTATCTTGAGTCACTAGGCTTTAAGAGAAAGCCCGTGACCATTCGGtccaaggacaagaccaTTCCAGTCACATCTGAGCCTCCTGGTGAGGTACATCCTTCTCTGGGACGAACCATCGACAAACTGCTAGTGCGGATTCAGCGATTCATCACCCTAACCGAAGAAGACACTCGGCTATTACATTGGCATCTTGCCAACCTCGAGTTTGCCAACGGAACCAGCTTGGATCAGCTTTCTCTGTCGTCGTGGAATCAGGATGAGGGTCACGAGTTCACGGGCCGCCATTCCCGTATCCCCAACGGCTTCATGTCCACTGTTCGAGGTCTCTATACCTACCCTGATAAGCTGGATGTGCGGTTTAACTCGACCGCCAAGGTAGTCGAGtatgaggatgaggagcAGACGTCCATCTTTCTGGAGAATGGAGAGCGAATCCATGCGGACAAGATTTGCGTCACTGTGCCCCTAGGGGTTCTCAAGGCTAGAGCCATTCAGTTCATTCCCGATCTTCCTCAGTGGAAAACCGACTCTATTGAGCGTCTAGCTTTTGGAGTGGTAAACAAGATCTGTCTGGTTTTTGATGAGTGTTTCTGGGACGACTCCAAGGACGTTTTGTGTGTCGTCAAGGACGCAGCCAACGGTTCTGCAGACGACGCTGGCTTCAAGCAGGCCCGTGGATTCTGTAACATGTTTTGGAATAACTCTGCAGTTGTCGGAAAGCCTTGTCTGATTGGAACGGTGTCTGGTGAAGCAGCCAAAATTATGGCTGACAAGTctgacgaggagattgtcgacgCTGCTCTAAAGTCTCTACAGGTCATCACAGGCAAGGATGCAACGCCTTCGCCAGTGGAGAGTATCGTTACTAGATGGCAGATTGATCCGTTTTCCCGTGGTGCTTACTCTTGCATTGGTTTGGAGGCCACTGGTGCAGATTTCGATCTCCTGGCTCGACCTGTCCATCATGACATTTTCTTTGCTGGTGAAGCTACTTGCCGTACTCATCCGTCCACTGTTCATGGAGCGTACCTGTCTTCTTTGAGGGCAGCGTCTGAGATTCTGGACTCGCTGATTGGCGAGATTGAGATGCCTCATCCCCTCGTGCCTCATAAAATGGCTGGTTTCCGTCGGTCGTTCATGCAGCATCACCAGACCCccggccagcagcagcagccgcagCAGATGGCGATGGGTGGTCCTCACAGAATGTCCATTTACGGCCAACCTGCGTATGGCTCTCAGCCTATgcttgttgaggaggagtccatGGCTCCACATGCACCTGCTGTTCATCTGCCTCAGCCCGTgatggccaagaagaaacgTCCAGCGGAGCCTTCGCCACCCGTGgacgtcaagaagaaggctgtGGAGCAAGACACTAACCAGACGCGGCTCAAGGAGCTACGTGACGAGCGTGTGTCCAAATCCAATGAGATTATGAGAGACGAGATGGTTGCTGAGATTGGCGAGCGGCCCATTAAGCCCGAGAGAGCTGGTGCGAACCCCTTCCTCATTTTCCAGAAGGACTTTTGGGACAAGTGTCGAGCCATCTGCGATAAGAAGAAACAAGAATCTTCTGGTGAGCCTACTATGCGAGCTGCTCGTAACGAGGTTCGTTCTGCTCTGGGTAAAATGTGGCGAGATCTGCCCGACTCGGAGAAGCAGCCATACATTGACCAGACGAACGAAatcaaggctctcaacGCTAAGAAGACGGAGGAATACAGAATCCAGGCCAAGCGGTacgaagaggaggctgaACAGTTCAAGAGAcggtggaaggaggagcacgTCAGTGAACCGTctcaggaggaggttgcaTTGATGAAGTTGATAAAGGAGAGAAAGTAA
- a CDS encoding uncharacterized protein (Compare to YALI0D26950g, weakly similar to uniprot|P25386 Saccharomyces cerevisiae YDL058w USO1): MPTLDGNTWGNSDPSLGSKEGSFEIPDHVPGAAQFRARQEFAAASNGSAPFARKLVGTQIPQTRHSPSSSTPREFTPLLRSVKKSFTATQQQQASYSPTSSRFRGTNRTGGRPDPLLPYDELSYSSNEFDNMSGIQRGSLTPQRRQQKGPTATKGLNELLSESMPLREQETRMKELSNENTKLKIDLLQARQELHRNTPAQMKEIREEVVQLRSDNMSLTTEVQQLRVMLEEREHYITQLEEQLQQRDETNRSINNIGVEAELERLQGLVADSEYEANRKQEELDGALDEIDTLKAKFEVLEREREQERYNRSVDRSMVDKSMNDQTMDSTRSSRLNCTLDHNDARFEITNLKHDIDQLVAEVNQKDAQVDQAQVIIQKLTSELAAKREVEANIDRSHSTTEETLRRQIDEYIAHIERIKEEKERDIKIMHADLDAHVRRAEHDHAVELDRARTEIQRLTSELGLKESQITELQTQMERYKTELESVPMEMEPLRAAIARLEQDKLMLEGTIADLEIQLKRNTMRDDDRQQLAAQRDELMHRLTQAESERNHYRENLESRSQYWVHEKALLESQRDSLQEKLDNVDQKHSNGHTPSRGYAAIVAQEQEKLRIYQLQAEHTRDEMQKLIDTQYQDLRRQTDELNAASNEIARLVAVDKKLQEMSNNIGLMEQHFQAEQNRRAHAEEKGQILEQQVREAEERLRELSNRPPPPSQGPNESFMALNNNLHEQNRELRSQIDAGNRELNGYKIELETATRLQHGAEKNVEFLEKRVAELERSISDLRVHLAKVEQERDDLVVRKEDENPQSSLEYALCLLSEKEGEIAEIRATFAGQKKKLVEYIKKLRDGRRQTRSEIVPLQKLNQMLEKELEEKDALLAEKEAALADKKTALEQAQSVEALEVKHQHDVERLAAEIYRLRGERDVLRRDLKTAKRERDDYGQRYRDSQETHQQEMEEQIRAIEQMSLKEPFQPTTDADVSTGSPRHGFQPGPKARSRGHVHSDYLDAERNGSRGSPHRYESSSQPQPPCLAGVTSCHKCEDEIEFLKSEIVTYDRGVRFEMCQTAYLRIKLQRSQELRASLVIQKVYYDALVAELRFCNRADLKLLQSMGLTPTIKKKKRAITFGAVAQMVLATVMLRRLGEEYAEDERKKQRLKDLADTYS; this comes from the coding sequence ATGCCCACACTAGACGGAAACACCTGGGGGAACTCGGACCCCTCGCTGGGGTCGAAGGAGGGTTCTTTCGAGATTCCCGACCATGTCCCCGGCGCAGCGCAATTTCGAGCGCGCCAAGAGTTTGCAGCAGCGTCCAACGGGTCTGCACCGTTTGCCCGCAAGCTAGTAGGCACACAAATcccacaaacacgacaCTCGCCGTCATCGTCAACACCCAGAGAATTCACACCGCTGCTGCGGAGCGTCAAAAAGTCGTTCACAGCCacgcagcagcaacaggcgTCGTACTCGCCCACAAGCTCGAGGTTTCGAGGCACAAACAGAACCGGAGGACGTCCCGACCCGTTGTTACCTTACGACGAGCTCTCGTACTCATCCAACGAGTTTGACAATATGTCTGGAATTCAGCGTGGCTCGCTCACGCCTCAACGGCGTCAGCAAAAGGGCCCCACGGCTACCAAGGGCCTCAACGAACTGCTGTCCGAAAGCATGCCTCTCCGTGAACAGGAGACTCGAATGAAGGAGCTCAGTAACGAGAacaccaagctcaagatcGACTTGCTTCAGGCCCGACAAGAACTCCATCGCAACACACCGGCGCAAATGAAGGAGAtccgagaagaagtggtGCAGCTACGATCAGACAACATGAGCCTGACCACAGAGGTGCAGCAGCTGCGGGTGATGCTGGAGGAAAGAGAACATTACATCACTCAGCTGGAGGAACAGCTGCAACAACGAGACGAAACCAACAGGTCCATTAACAACATCGGAGTTGAGGCCGAACTGGAGAGACTGCAGGGGCTGGTGGCTGACTCTGAGTACGAGGCCAACCgcaagcaggaggagctaGACGGAGCTCTCGACGAAATCGACACTCTCAAAGCCAAATTTGAGGTTCTTGAACGAGAacgggagcaggagcgaTACAATAGATCAGTCGATAGATCTATGGTAGATAAGTCCATGAACGACCAGACAATGGACTCTACCCGATCATCACGCCTCAACTGCACCCTCGACCACAACGATGCACGATTCGAAATTACCAATCTGAAACACGACATTGACCAGCTTGTTGCTGAAGTGAATCAGAAGGATGCTCAGGTTGATCAGGCTCAGGTGATTATCCAGAAACTCACCTCGGAACTGGCTGCCAAGCGAGAGGTAGAAGCTAATATCGACCGGTCGCATTCCACTACAGAAGAGACTCTGAGGCGTCAGAttgacgagtacattgcgCACATCGAGCgcatcaaggaggagaaggagcgagaTATCAAAATCATGCATGCAGATCTTGACGCTCATGTTCGAAGAGCCGAGCATGACCATGCTGTTGAGCTTGACAGAGCTCGTACTGAGATTCAGCGACTCACAAGTGAATTGGGTCTTAAGGAGTCTCAGATTACCGAGCTTCAGACTCAAATGGAGCGGTACAAGACCGAGCTTGAATCTGTTccaatggagatggagcccTTACGGGCAGCTATTGCTCGTCTGGAGCAGGACAAGCTCATGCTTGAGGGCACCATTGCTGATCTTGAAATCCAACTCAAGCGTAACACTATGCGGGACGATGATCGACAACAGCTAGCTGCTCAGCGTGATGAACTCATGCACCGACTCACTCAGGCCGAGAGTGAACGAAACCACTACCGTGAGAATCTCGAGAGCCGATCTCAGTACTGGGTCCATGAGAAGgctcttcttgagagtCAGCGGGATAGCCTCCAGGAGAAGCTAGACAATGTGGATCAGAAGCACTCCAATGGCCACACCCCATCCCGAGGCTATGCAGCTATTGTTGCTCAGGAGCAAGAGAAGCTGCGTATCTACCAGTTACAGGCCGAACACACTCGTGACGAGATGCAGAAGCTGATTGACACGCAGTACCAGGACCTGAGACGCCAGACAGACGAGCTCAACGCTGCCAGCAACGAGATTGCGCGCCTGGTTGCCgtggacaagaagctgcaggagaTGAGCAACAACATTGGTCTCATGGAGCAGCATTTCCAGGCCGAGCAGAACCGGCGGGCTCAtgccgaggagaagggtCAAattctggagcagcaggtgCGAGAGGCTGAGGAGCGGCTTCGAGAACTGTCGAAtcgacctcctcctccttctcaggGGCCAAACGAGTCTTTCATGgccctcaacaacaatCTGCACGAGCAGAACCGAGAGCTACGAAGCCAAATTGATGCTGGGAACCGGGAGCTCAACGGCTACAAGATTGAACTTGAGACTGCTACGCGACTTCAACATGGCGCTGAGAAGAACGTCGAGTTCCTTGAGAAGCGTGTGGCCGAGCTGGAGCGGTCCATTAGCGATTTGCGAGTTCACCTGGCAAAGGTTGAGCAGGAGAGGGACGATCTGGTGGTCAGGAAGGAAGATGAGAACCCCCAGTCTTCTTTGGAGTACGCTCTATGCCTTCTTtccgagaaggagggcgaGATCGCGGAGATCAGAGCCACCTTTGCtggccagaagaagaagctcgtGGAAtacatcaagaagctcCGTGACGGCCGTCGTCAGACTCGATCTGAGATTGTACCTCTTCAGAAGCTCAACCAGATGCTAGAGAAGGAattggaggagaaggacgcTCTGTTGgcagagaaggaggctgccctagcagacaagaagactgcCTTGGAGCAGGCTCAGTCTGTAGAAGCACTTGAGGTCAAGCACCAGCATGACGTTGAGAGACTGGCGGCTGAGATTTACAGACTaagaggagagagagatgtgTTGAGGAGAGACCTCAAGACGGCCAAGCGTGAGAGAGACGACTACGGGCAGAGATACAGAGACTCTCAAGAAACTCATCAgcaggagatggaggaacAGATCAGAGCTATTGAGCAGATGTCGCTTAAGGAGCCTTTCCAACCTACTACTGATGCCGACGTGTCTACAGGAAGTCCGAGACACGGCTTCCAGCCTGGACCCAAGGCTAGAAGCCGAGGTCATGTCCACTCAGACTACCTTGATGCTGAGCGGAATGGTTCTCGAGGCTCACCTCATCGATATGAGTCTTCgtcacaaccacagccaccCTGTCTGGCAGGTGTCACGTCTTGTCACAAGTGtgaggacgagattgagtTCCTCAAGAGCGAGATTGTCACGTACGACCGCGGCGTGCGGTTCGAAATGTGCCAGACGGCGTATTTACGTATCAAGCTGCAGCGGTCTCAGGAGCTCAGGGCGTCTTTGGTCATCCAGAAGGTCTACTATGACGCTCTCGTTGCCGAGCTGCGGTTCTGCAACAGAGCTGATCTCAAGCTTCTACAGTCTATGGGTCTGACGCCGActatcaagaagaagaagcgagcCATCACGTTTGGAGCCGTTGCTCAGATGGTTCTCGCGACGGTTATGCTCCGTCGTCTGGGAGAGGAATATGCTGAGGACGAGCGCAAGAAGCAGCGACTCAAGGACCTCGCTGACACTTACAGCTAG